From one Paenibacillus sp. FSL K6-1330 genomic stretch:
- the mraZ gene encoding division/cell wall cluster transcriptional repressor MraZ, translating to MFMGEFQHSIDDKGRIIIPAKFRDLLGTSFIVTRGLDNCLFVYPKDEWAIMEQKLKSLPLMKSDARAFTRFFFSGATECEWDKQGRVNLPGNLREFAKLEKECVVIGVSSRVEIWSKEQWQNYYQQSEEAFNDIAEKLVDFDFDL from the coding sequence ATGTTCATGGGGGAGTTTCAACATAGCATCGACGATAAGGGGAGAATCATCATCCCTGCTAAATTTCGTGACCTCCTGGGCACCTCGTTTATCGTAACCCGCGGATTGGACAATTGCCTCTTTGTATACCCCAAAGATGAATGGGCCATCATGGAGCAGAAGCTCAAATCCCTGCCACTCATGAAGTCGGATGCACGCGCATTCACTCGGTTTTTTTTCTCCGGGGCGACGGAATGTGAATGGGATAAACAGGGAAGGGTAAATTTGCCGGGCAATTTGCGCGAGTTCGCCAAGCTCGAGAAGGAATGCGTTGTCATCGGCGTATCGAGCCGAGTGGAGATCTGGAGCAAGGAGCAGTGGCAGAATTACTATCAGCAGTCGGAGGAAGCATTCAACGACATTGCTGAGAAGCTGGTAGACTTTGATTTTGATTTATAA
- the rsmH gene encoding 16S rRNA (cytosine(1402)-N(4))-methyltransferase RsmH yields MFHHITVLKQEATEGLRIKPDGIYVDCTLGGAGHSSLIASQLSSKGRLIALDQDDWALNNAREVMKPYVDRITLVKTNFRDLEEVLRNEVEVDENGQPQVDGILFDLGVSSPQFDEGERGFSYNHDAPLDMRMDQSAELTAAKIVNEWPEQEIARILYEYGEEKFSRRIAKVIVERRAQSPIQTTGELVEMIKEGIPAAARRTGGHPAKRSFQAFRIAVNDELGAFKDALHQAVRCLAPGGRVSVITFHSLEDRICKQIFNSYIPKCTCPPDFPMCVCGGGQGDLKLVNRKPLMPSAEEIESNPRARSAKLRIAEKL; encoded by the coding sequence TTGTTCCATCACATCACAGTGCTTAAGCAAGAAGCAACAGAAGGGCTGCGCATCAAACCAGACGGTATATATGTTGACTGTACGCTCGGGGGAGCAGGGCACAGCTCGCTTATTGCTTCCCAACTAAGTTCTAAGGGCCGGTTAATCGCACTGGATCAGGACGACTGGGCATTGAATAATGCCCGGGAAGTCATGAAGCCTTATGTGGACCGGATCACTCTTGTCAAAACCAATTTTCGTGATTTGGAGGAGGTGCTCCGAAACGAAGTGGAGGTTGACGAGAACGGGCAGCCGCAAGTTGACGGTATACTGTTCGATTTGGGCGTATCCTCTCCGCAGTTCGATGAAGGGGAGAGAGGCTTTAGTTACAACCATGATGCCCCGCTTGATATGCGGATGGATCAGTCCGCTGAGCTTACCGCAGCCAAGATTGTAAACGAATGGCCAGAACAGGAAATCGCACGAATATTGTATGAATACGGCGAAGAGAAATTTTCAAGACGAATTGCCAAGGTCATTGTTGAAAGAAGGGCACAGAGTCCTATTCAAACAACGGGTGAGCTTGTCGAAATGATTAAGGAAGGAATTCCGGCCGCAGCTCGGAGAACGGGCGGCCATCCGGCGAAACGAAGCTTTCAAGCGTTTCGGATTGCGGTAAATGATGAGCTTGGCGCATTCAAAGATGCGCTTCACCAAGCCGTGAGATGTCTTGCACCAGGAGGAAGAGTTTCAGTAATCACTTTTCACTCGCTCGAAGACCGGATATGCAAACAGATTTTTAACAGCTACATTCCCAAGTGTACGTGCCCTCCAGACTTTCCGATGTGTGTGTGCGGAGGCGGCCAAGGTGATCTGAAACTGGTGAACCGCAAACCGCTTATGCCCTCTGCGGAAGAGATTGAGAGTAATCCAAGGGCACGATCAGCGAAGCTGCGGATTGCGGAGAAACTGTAG
- a CDS encoding cell division protein FtsL yields MAYTRGNLAVQERQNETQQSAYLEKTKVVKRRSQLPQKEKLLYMLSVVFVVAVMGVIGMSHVHSYDLNRQIHDTDNNILKAKRNIDQLQVEKQTLETQILDKAKELGYVPIEDKNTIHLSPVSGSSGTQNSDSGQND; encoded by the coding sequence ATGGCCTACACACGCGGCAATTTAGCCGTACAGGAGAGACAGAATGAAACGCAGCAGTCCGCTTATCTCGAGAAGACAAAAGTCGTCAAACGTCGTTCCCAGCTTCCGCAAAAAGAAAAGCTGCTGTATATGTTGTCCGTGGTGTTTGTGGTTGCCGTCATGGGCGTCATTGGCATGAGTCATGTTCATTCCTATGACTTAAATCGGCAAATTCATGATACCGACAATAATATACTCAAAGCGAAACGAAATATTGATCAGCTTCAGGTTGAAAAGCAAACACTGGAGACGCAAATATTGGACAAGGCAAAAGAGTTGGGTTATGTGCCTATTGAGGATAAAAATACGATCCATCTATCACCCGTCTCGGGTTCATCCGGGACACAGAATTCGGACTCGGGACAAAATGATTGA